In Aquimarina sp. TRL1, a single window of DNA contains:
- the dapA gene encoding 4-hydroxy-tetrahydrodipicolinate synthase: MNEFLRGTGVALVTPFKNDGTIDYDGVTSLVEFCIKGKIEYLVVLGTTAESATLTKSEKKALVAHIVQVNKKRLPLVIGIGGNNTQAVIDEIDSTDLSDFAAVLSVVPMYNKPSQEGIYQHYKKIQDHAPIPVLLYNVPSRTAINMTAETTLRLAQLDNVIGVKEAVGDFTQVLQIIKERPEGFLVLSGDDALALPAVAAGGDGVISVIGQGFPDEFSEMIRLGLAGETQKAFSELYKLLPAVDHAFAEGNPAGIKHMLKTKGVCGDAVRLPLINVSDELAEKIENFIAN; encoded by the coding sequence ATGAATGAGTTTTTAAGAGGGACAGGAGTTGCCTTGGTTACCCCGTTTAAAAATGATGGTACAATAGACTATGATGGAGTAACATCATTAGTGGAGTTTTGTATCAAAGGAAAAATAGAATACCTGGTAGTTCTGGGGACTACTGCAGAATCAGCTACATTGACGAAATCGGAAAAGAAAGCGTTAGTAGCTCATATCGTACAGGTGAATAAGAAACGATTGCCATTGGTTATAGGTATAGGAGGAAATAATACACAAGCAGTTATTGATGAAATAGATAGTACAGATCTCAGCGATTTTGCTGCCGTATTATCTGTTGTGCCTATGTATAATAAACCAAGTCAGGAAGGTATTTATCAGCATTATAAGAAAATTCAGGACCATGCTCCGATTCCTGTGTTATTGTACAATGTGCCATCGCGAACAGCGATTAATATGACAGCAGAAACTACCTTGAGATTGGCACAGTTGGATAATGTTATAGGGGTAAAAGAAGCTGTTGGCGATTTTACACAGGTATTGCAGATTATTAAAGAGAGACCAGAAGGGTTTTTGGTACTGTCAGGGGATGATGCTTTAGCATTACCAGCTGTTGCAGCAGGAGGAGATGGAGTAATTAGTGTAATAGGGCAGGGGTTTCCGGATGAATTCTCAGAGATGATTCGATTAGGATTAGCAGGAGAAACACAGAAAGCCTTCTCAGAGTTGTATAAGCTCTTACCAGCGGTTGATCATGCATTTGCAGAAGGGAATCCGGCGGGAATAAAACATATGCTTAAAACAAAAGGAGTTTGTGGAGATGCAGTAAGATTGCCTTTGATTAATGTATCTGATGAGCTGGCAGAAAAGATAGAAAACTTTATAGCTAATTAA
- a CDS encoding ATP-binding protein, which produces MDIQKLIKYFSDCYKADNREFSIVNFFSAKYENHWIQEAEEELINGKYPRQYIPEEQGEEISKNLQLYKRDKQLYYCTMFIVGRKKLFNKKTVRVCAPLFYYPATIIREGETYYVSLEIAEREVNYGFLKTLEMSLPFEDFRAHFTQLLEENLVEYSFLMKVKRLFERYVEGLHFSDDITLFPKLRKGKELRKVYNDKEVEFGVFRLVSASGLMVSSKANNMQGVVNELERLCEEVSYSTAVEAYFGQEKYLGDAIYKPGVQPFILNHAQQQIVKSAYELKKSVFIGPPGTGKSYTVAAIAIDYLSKGKSVLVAARTEEALQVVSDKLASFSVGRFRMKVGGSRYKISLIASLERYLYKFNTLPYIREIDKDHTGLEFVYEELKRIEKAFETVEEKSRKLTQTILRKPGVVRTVKMKWVTLFKTWQQEEWRLLDLYVKYLNKGIQDTNKKMMGQVLGKIRASVRENRKELQRLVSMLRNTDKSTKLSELELFDFKVVLDALPVWLVKIDEVSEVFPLQKELFDVLVIDEATQCDIAGVLPLLQRAKKVVVTGDPKQLRHMCFLSKQQMKLLSVKNELPWEEKYNYRERSLLDFVLEGTSKVEQVNLLDEHYRSLPDIIGFSNQKFYDDALTIMHDLPKNKGRQSVFMHRVQGKRNTKGVNEKEAEEIVLYIQEVIRKEEKLSKTAATSIGVITPFKDQITYIGKLVKKEISLQAMNKHAIRLGTPYSFQGDERDIMLISMTVDNDSHHSSYSYLNKEDMFNVMVTRARNKQKIYLSVDENSLSEHSLLRTYLDWFVGVEKLGEEETGNKYFDDFATQVQAFVMQENPDSQCFIGYELSGLVIDVLIEKNNKYLGIDLIGFPGDFEKTFSMERCRVLHRVGIEVVPLSYVTWYFDEQIKNELSIKIENL; this is translated from the coding sequence TTGGATATACAGAAGTTAATTAAGTACTTTTCGGATTGTTATAAAGCCGATAATAGAGAGTTTAGTATTGTTAATTTCTTTTCGGCTAAATATGAAAATCACTGGATACAGGAAGCAGAAGAGGAATTGATTAATGGGAAGTATCCGCGACAATATATTCCTGAAGAACAAGGGGAAGAGATTTCCAAAAACCTGCAATTGTATAAGCGAGATAAGCAATTGTATTATTGTACAATGTTTATTGTGGGAAGGAAAAAACTGTTTAATAAAAAAACAGTTCGCGTGTGTGCGCCCTTGTTTTATTATCCTGCCACAATAATTCGGGAAGGAGAAACGTATTATGTTTCGTTGGAGATAGCAGAAAGAGAAGTGAACTACGGTTTTTTGAAAACACTGGAAATGTCATTGCCTTTTGAGGATTTTCGGGCTCATTTTACGCAGTTGTTGGAAGAAAATCTTGTAGAGTATTCTTTCTTGATGAAGGTAAAACGACTTTTTGAACGATATGTAGAGGGGCTTCATTTTTCAGACGATATTACACTGTTTCCTAAGCTGAGAAAAGGGAAAGAGCTTCGGAAAGTTTATAATGATAAGGAGGTGGAATTCGGGGTGTTTAGATTGGTTTCTGCTTCTGGATTGATGGTGTCTAGCAAAGCAAATAATATGCAAGGGGTGGTTAATGAATTAGAACGGTTATGTGAAGAGGTGTCATATTCTACTGCTGTTGAAGCGTATTTTGGGCAAGAAAAATACCTGGGAGATGCGATTTATAAACCAGGTGTTCAGCCTTTTATTTTAAACCATGCACAGCAGCAGATAGTTAAATCCGCGTATGAATTAAAAAAATCAGTTTTTATAGGTCCTCCGGGAACTGGAAAAAGTTATACAGTAGCAGCTATAGCAATAGATTACCTCAGTAAAGGGAAAAGCGTATTGGTTGCAGCAAGAACTGAAGAAGCTTTGCAGGTAGTATCAGATAAATTAGCCTCTTTTTCTGTAGGGAGATTCCGAATGAAAGTTGGGGGTAGCCGATATAAAATTTCATTAATAGCAAGTTTAGAACGCTATTTGTATAAGTTTAATACATTGCCTTATATACGAGAAATTGATAAAGATCATACGGGCTTGGAGTTTGTATATGAGGAATTGAAAAGAATAGAGAAAGCGTTTGAAACTGTAGAGGAAAAAAGCAGGAAATTAACCCAGACTATTCTGAGGAAACCGGGAGTGGTGAGAACAGTAAAGATGAAATGGGTGACGCTTTTTAAAACCTGGCAACAAGAAGAGTGGAGGTTGTTGGATTTGTATGTGAAATATCTCAATAAAGGAATTCAAGATACCAATAAAAAAATGATGGGACAGGTTTTGGGTAAGATCAGAGCCAGTGTCAGAGAAAATAGAAAAGAACTTCAGCGTTTGGTGAGTATGTTGAGGAATACAGATAAGTCGACAAAGTTATCAGAGTTAGAACTTTTTGATTTTAAGGTCGTTCTGGATGCATTGCCTGTTTGGTTGGTGAAAATAGATGAAGTGTCAGAGGTTTTCCCTTTGCAAAAAGAGCTTTTTGATGTGTTGGTGATAGATGAAGCAACCCAATGTGATATTGCCGGAGTTCTGCCATTGTTGCAGCGGGCAAAAAAAGTAGTTGTTACAGGGGATCCTAAGCAGTTGCGACATATGTGTTTTTTGTCTAAGCAACAGATGAAGTTGTTGAGTGTAAAGAATGAGTTACCATGGGAAGAGAAATATAACTACCGGGAACGAAGTTTGCTTGATTTTGTGTTAGAAGGAACTAGTAAGGTGGAGCAGGTAAATCTATTGGATGAGCATTATAGGTCATTACCGGATATCATTGGATTTAGCAATCAAAAATTTTATGATGATGCCTTGACAATTATGCATGATTTGCCTAAGAATAAAGGCAGGCAATCCGTGTTTATGCATCGCGTTCAGGGAAAAAGAAATACTAAAGGAGTTAATGAGAAAGAAGCAGAAGAAATAGTATTGTATATTCAGGAGGTGATCAGAAAAGAAGAAAAGTTGTCCAAAACTGCTGCGACTTCTATCGGTGTGATTACGCCGTTTAAAGATCAGATAACCTATATTGGTAAACTGGTAAAAAAAGAAATTTCTTTACAGGCGATGAATAAACATGCTATTCGGTTAGGGACTCCGTATTCTTTTCAGGGGGACGAAAGAGATATCATGTTGATTTCTATGACGGTTGATAATGATAGTCATCATAGCTCGTATAGTTATTTGAATAAAGAAGATATGTTTAATGTTATGGTTACTAGAGCCAGGAATAAACAAAAGATATATCTTTCGGTAGATGAAAATAGTTTATCAGAACATTCTTTGTTGAGGACCTATTTGGATTGGTTTGTAGGAGTGGAGAAATTAGGAGAAGAAGAAACAGGGAATAAATATTTTGATGATTTTGCAACACAGGTACAGGCATTTGTTATGCAGGAAAATCCGGATTCGCAATGTTTTATTGGGTATGAATTGTCCGGGCTGGTTATTGATGTGTTGATAGAGAAAAATAACAAATACTTAGGAATTGACTTAATAGGTTTTCCGGGAGATTTTGAGAAAACATTCTCTATGGAACGTTGCAGAGTACTACATCGGGTTGGTATAGAGGTGGTTCCGTTAAGTTATGTAACCTGGTATTTTGATGAACAGATAAAAAATGAATTGAGTATAAAGATAGAAAATCTGTAA
- a CDS encoding ion channel, with protein sequence MAKRIKDPGVGTSSDKKAKRFISLDGSFNIKHINKPKSLSASYSYLIEVSWVVFFLWVLLGYILVNTFFAGIYLMIGMSHITAPTGSIFYDFLNAFFFSAQTITTVGYGGMSPQGVLFGVVSSLEALVGLLSFSFVTGLLYGRFSKPRANIRFSDVLVLRKHKGIDSLMFRLMSRNTNVMIRPHIEVTLTLSTENEENKYVNNFYQLKLERSAITYLPTTWTVVHPINDKSPLIDYRREELSKLHGEILILVSYYDESFAQEVHQVHSYMLEDMRMDHIFEKAFYHEEEGYTVLDHNKLNRTYPDTRK encoded by the coding sequence ATGGCTAAAAGAATAAAAGATCCCGGTGTTGGAACTTCTTCCGATAAAAAAGCCAAACGGTTTATTAGTTTGGATGGGTCTTTTAATATAAAACATATAAACAAACCAAAATCACTATCCGCTAGCTATTCTTATCTGATAGAAGTTAGTTGGGTAGTGTTTTTTTTATGGGTGTTATTAGGGTATATTTTAGTCAATACTTTTTTTGCAGGGATATACCTTATGATTGGGATGTCCCATATTACAGCACCTACAGGAAGTATTTTCTATGATTTTCTGAATGCGTTCTTTTTCTCTGCTCAAACTATTACTACGGTAGGATATGGAGGAATGTCTCCTCAGGGCGTTCTCTTTGGGGTGGTGTCTTCTCTGGAAGCACTTGTGGGATTGTTGAGCTTTTCCTTTGTTACGGGATTGCTATATGGAAGGTTTTCAAAACCAAGAGCTAATATTCGATTTAGTGATGTGCTCGTGCTTCGGAAACATAAAGGAATCGACAGCCTGATGTTTAGACTGATGAGTAGAAATACCAATGTGATGATTCGTCCTCATATAGAGGTAACGCTGACATTGTCTACAGAAAATGAAGAAAACAAGTATGTGAATAATTTCTATCAACTAAAACTGGAAAGAAGTGCAATAACATACTTGCCGACCACCTGGACTGTGGTACATCCGATAAATGATAAAAGTCCATTGATAGATTATAGAAGAGAAGAGCTGTCCAAACTGCATGGAGAAATTCTCATTTTGGTAAGTTATTACGATGAGTCTTTTGCACAAGAAGTACATCAGGTACACTCATATATGCTGGAAGATATGAGGATGGATCATATATTTGAAAAAGCATTTTATCACGAAGAAGAAGGGTATACGGTTTTAGATCACAATAAGTTGAATAGAACATACCCGGATACAAGAAAGTGA
- a CDS encoding outer membrane protein assembly factor BamD, translated as MKRLFYLLICVLPFGACSEYQKVLKSEDVSLKYNMAEELYKEGKYQKALRLFEQVVPKYRGKPQAERIMYHYANTYYQLKDYYVASYQFDRFVTSYPKSEKKEEAQFKAAESYYHLSPRYSLDQEDTDKAVEKLQGYINTYAEEGKHLESANKMVIDLRTKKERKAYEIAKQFHHREDYKVAINAFDMYLVDYPGSAFREKALYYKLESQYLLAIGSYDFLVKDRLEQAEEYYRLYKKYYKTEGEHLEDANEIAEDIKLRLEKRN; from the coding sequence ATGAAGAGATTATTCTATTTACTGATATGCGTATTGCCTTTTGGGGCATGTAGTGAATATCAGAAAGTTCTCAAAAGTGAGGATGTATCCCTTAAATATAATATGGCAGAAGAGCTGTATAAAGAAGGTAAATATCAGAAAGCTTTGCGTCTTTTTGAACAGGTAGTGCCGAAATACAGAGGAAAACCACAGGCAGAGAGAATAATGTATCACTATGCTAATACCTATTATCAGTTAAAGGATTATTATGTAGCGAGTTATCAGTTTGATCGTTTTGTTACGTCATATCCTAAAAGCGAAAAGAAAGAAGAAGCACAGTTTAAAGCAGCAGAAAGTTATTATCATTTATCTCCCAGATACTCATTGGACCAGGAAGATACAGATAAAGCCGTAGAGAAGCTGCAAGGGTATATTAATACATATGCAGAAGAAGGAAAGCATTTAGAATCTGCGAATAAAATGGTGATTGATCTCAGAACGAAGAAAGAGCGCAAAGCATATGAGATCGCCAAGCAATTTCATCATAGAGAAGATTATAAAGTAGCAATTAATGCGTTTGATATGTACCTGGTGGATTACCCGGGGTCAGCATTTAGAGAAAAAGCATTATATTACAAGCTTGAGTCGCAATATTTACTGGCGATCGGAAGTTATGACTTCCTTGTTAAGGATCGATTAGAACAAGCCGAAGAGTATTACCGACTTTATAAAAAATACTATAAGACAGAAGGAGAGCATCTGGAAGATGCGAATGAAATAGCAGAAGATATAAAACTAAGACTAGAAAAAAGAAACTAA